The Myxococcales bacterium region GAGCATCCCGTGACCGAGATGGTGACCGGCCTCGACCTCGTCGAGCTCCAGCTCCGGGTCGCCGCTGGCGAAGCCTTGCCCGATCTCAAGGCTGTGCGACCCAACGGGCACGCCATCGAGGTTCGCATCTACGCCGAGGATCCGGCCAAGGGCTTCATTCCGAAGCCCGGCGCCATCGACGAGCTGGTCTGGTGCGACGGCGCCGGCGAGGTCCAATCGCCGCGGCTTCGCGTCGAATCGGGCGTTCGCGCCGGTTCCAAGATCACGCCGTTCTACGATCCGATGATCGCGAAGCTCGTGGCTTGGGGCGAAGACCGCGCGCGCTCCATCGACGAACTCGACCGCGCCCTCGCCGGCACCCGCATCGCTCCGGCCACGACCAACATTGCGTTCTTGCGCAACGTGCTCGCGAGCGCTGAGTTCCGATCGGGTCAGTACGACACGACCTTCGCCGAGGCCTTTGCCAAGCGCCCCGGCTGACGAACCTGTTTACAGCGTGTCGAAGGGCACGACCGTCGTCTCCGAGAGCCGCGGGATCGCATCTTGAATAGGCTTCAAGATGTCCTTCGCGGTCCCCACGACAACGAACAGCAAGCTCTCGGGATCGAGGCGGCGCTGCACCGCCTCTCGCGCGGCGTCCACCGTCACCGCGTCGACGTGGGCCGTGTGGCTCGAGTAATAGTCGGCGGGCAATCCGTAGAGATCCACGTCCAGCGCTTGGTGAACGCGCTTGTGCGGCGTGTCGATCTCGAAGGCGTAGGAACGCGTCAGGTACTTCTTAATGAAGCCGAGCTCGCGAGCCGTGATGCCGTCCTTGACGAAAGCCTCGAAGAGCTCGAGCTCGAGGGCAATGCACGCCGCCGCGTCGGTGGCCGCGGGAAAGGTCCACATGCTGAAGGATTGGCGTCGACGGTCGATGCCGAGCCGTGACGAGGCCCCGTAGGACCAGCCTCGCTTCGACCGAACCTCGCGCATGAGGCGCGACGTGAAGGTGCCGCCGAAGACCGCGTTGGCGATGAGGAGCGGCACGTGATCGGGATCCGTGGCCGACGTCCCGAGGGTGCCGATGAGGATTTGCGTCTGCGTGCGCTCCGGCTTGTCGACGAACACGAGTCGACGGCCGGCGACCTTCGGAGGCTCAGGCGTCTCGATGAGTGTTGGCTCGCCGGCGGGCAGTCCCCGGAGGAGGCGAGTCGCCGCCGCGACGGCCGTCGCCTCGTCGACGTCGCCGGAGAACGTCACCATGGCGTTCTTTTGACGGAAGTGCTGGCCGTGGAGCGCGCGCGCCTCGGAGGCCGTGATGGCGGCCACCGACTCCGGCGTCCCCGAAGCGAAGCGCCCGTAGCCGTGGTTCGGGAACATGGCCCGTCGAAACGCGCGCTGCGCCAGCGAGCGGTCGTTGTCGCGCGCCTCAACGAGCTCCGCGACGGATTCGCGTCGGAGCTTGGCGGCTTCGTCCTCGAAGAACGTCGGTGACGCGAGGAGGGTGCCTGCGAGCTCCACGAACGGGTCGAGACTCCGCCGGATGACCTGCCCTCCGAAGGAGAATGAAGAGCTCGCCGCATCGACGCCGATC contains the following coding sequences:
- a CDS encoding insulinase family protein, giving the protein MSSKAGTRRVELEGGATLLLEESHLVPLVAITVALRTGALYDPEGREGLYRYAGRMLRRGAGALSSSDIEDAIDRLGSEIGVDAASSSFSFGGQVIRRSLDPFVELAGTLLASPTFFEDEAAKLRRESVAELVEARDNDRSLAQRAFRRAMFPNHGYGRFASGTPESVAAITASEARALHGQHFRQKNAMVTFSGDVDEATAVAAATRLLRGLPAGEPTLIETPEPPKVAGRRLVFVDKPERTQTQILIGTLGTSATDPDHVPLLIANAVFGGTFTSRLMREVRSKRGWSYGASSRLGIDRRRQSFSMWTFPAATDAAACIALELELFEAFVKDGITARELGFIKKYLTRSYAFEIDTPHKRVHQALDVDLYGLPADYYSSHTAHVDAVTVDAAREAVQRRLDPESLLFVVVGTAKDILKPIQDAIPRLSETTVVPFDTL